The proteins below are encoded in one region of Centropristis striata isolate RG_2023a ecotype Rhode Island chromosome 12, C.striata_1.0, whole genome shotgun sequence:
- the LOC131981385 gene encoding uncharacterized protein LOC131981385 yields MTYRYTTDPENPYYKDERRRTVFMHLDHTLAEARYSVFNISLSQYFISTHREDLRSGNEHALEETLQRPLKGLLLDGASPGGGVEANVVPQPGKDNVHRCFSFLPACILPTVKVQSCSCEGTNFTVSPGKPVILIIINGRYDLHQPLYVCQSCQQQWSPNLKDLLRSGYWPATVNTSTLYSLDLLSSFQELKVISPGFSRQAFAKLLEHRTKCGGRTGHISGDALQRNFLEFTYASFEEDQLCCGEPFTCLACTPEMLAVVADGNRKLYRFRRSGRSDDPGFFEGLFVAKDSAVSEFVDTIRRSVKNTQGRGTCGDSQWTASNWMKRGWKLQCVGMDSF; encoded by the exons ATGACCTACAGATATACCACTGACCCCGAAAATCCCTACTACAAAGATGAGAGACGCAGGACTGTTTTTATGCATTTAGACCACACTCTAGCTGAAGCCCGG TATTCAGTATTTAACATCAGTCTTTCACAATATTTCATTTCAACACACAGAGAAGATCTGAGGAGCGGAAACGAGCACGCTCTGGAGGAGACCCTCCAAAGACCTCTAAAAGGGTTACTGCTGGACGGGGCAAGCCCAGGGGGAGGCGTAGAGGCCAACGTCGTGCCTCAG CCAGGTAAAGATAATGTACacaggtgtttttcttttttgccagCGTGCATTTTGCCCACTGTGAAGGTGCAAAGCTGCTCATGTGAAGGCACAAACTTCACTGTATCTCCAGGCAAACCAGTGATTTTGATCATCATTAATG ggCGTTATGACTTGCATCAGCCACTATATGTCTGTCAATCATGTCAGCAGCAGTGGTCCCCCAATTTAAAGGACCTCCTTAGGAGTGGATATTGGCCGGCGACTGTCAACACGTCCACACTGTACTCGTTGGACCTCCTTAGCTCCTTTCAGGAACTCAAGGTTATCTCTCCGGGATTCTCCAGACAGGCTTTTGCTAAGCTACTGGAGCATCGCACAAAGTGTGGAGGAAGG ACTGGACATATCAGTGGCGATGCACTGCAACGTAACTTCTTAGAGTTCACATATGCTTCGTTTGAGGAAGACCAGCTCTGTTGTGGTGAACCATTTACCTGCCTAGCCTGCACGCCAGAAATGTTGGCTGTTGTAGCAGACGGGAACAGGAAGCTATATCGCTTTCGCCGAAGTGGAAG GTCTGATGACCCTGGTTTTTTTGAGGGGCTCTTTGTGGCTAAAGACAGTGCAGTGTCTGAATTTGTGGACACCATACGGCGATCAGTGAAAAAT ACACAGGGAAGAGGCACATGTGGGGACTCACAGTGGACAGCATCAAACTGGATGAAGAGGGGATGGAAGTTGCAGTGTGTCGGCATGGATTCCTTCTGA
- the LOC131981383 gene encoding uncharacterized protein LOC131981383 yields the protein MYRGEIFAYPLYLQKQLMPAKAQFFAMDVACKYWPYLEKAASVLPALQELTTMKPFLSVMHARAHATKCEIKWSGRNQEGAGTTASEEVEQVNSYLSRCALTTKYMSKAARVDMLTVHAMGWNHQKNVTLHQARSTRYVKTCQRLTDETARPGELQTQLQCSDETVSQWTSDVKEWAADEMPKTSDSTEDTANTGLQQSIEGRYLSVTQRKQTIYHQNVSSKLRHRIRRKLAEDKKILFEEINRYNHLVQASATNIDTAMVEHSLTESTVSPIWPGVVHGSGM from the exons ATGTACAGGGGGGAGATATTTGCTTACCCTCTGTATCTCCAGAAACAGCTCATGCCAGCCAAGGCACAGTTCTTCGCCATGGATGTGGCCTGCAAGTACTGGCCATACCTGGAGAAAGCTGCCAGTGTCCTTCCTGCTCTCCAGGAGCTGACCACCATGAAGCCGTTCCTCAGTGTGATGCATGCTCGAGCTCATGCTACTAAGTGTGAg ATTAAATGGAGTGGTAGGAACCAGGAAGGAGCAGGGACAACTGCCAGTGAGGAGGTGGAGCAGGTCAACAGCTACCTCTCCCGTTGTGCCCTGACGACAAAATATATGTCTAAAGCAG CACGGGTGGACATGCTTACAGTGCATGCAATGGGGTGGAACCACCAAAAAAATGTCACTCTTCATCAGGCCCGTTCCACAAGATATGTGAAG ACCTGTCAGAGACTCACTGATGAGACTGCAAGGCCAGGGGAACTACAAACCCAGCTACAGTGCTCGGATGAGACAGTGTCACAGTGGACCTCAGATGTGAAGGAATGGGCAGCTGATG AGATGCCAAAGACATCTGATAGCACTGAGGACACCGCAAACACTGGCCTTCAGCAGTCTATCGAGGGCCGTTACCTGAGTGTGACACAGCGGAAGCAAACCATCTACCATCAGAATG TCAGCAGCAAACTTCGCCATCGCATTCGAAGGAAGCTGGCGGAAGACAAAAAGATCCTGTTTGAGGAGATTAACAGATACAACCATCTTGTGCAAGCCTCTGCCACAAATATAGATACAGCCATGGTGGAGCATTCCCTGACCGAGAGCACTGTGTCCCCAATATGGCCAGGGGTGGTTCATGGTAGCGGTAT GTAA
- the LOC131981386 gene encoding uncharacterized protein LOC131981386, giving the protein MDAERVSLWRGARTVNLRHTDLTITNISRIFKLIPSSIYLVKDSGDVLLLSPTGYIDDFDDLHRCEVRGDEDRSAFQVTPARVDMLTVHAMKKNVTLHQALSTRYVKTCQRLTDETARPGELQTQLQCSDETVSQWTSDVKEWAADEMPKTSDSTEDTANTGLQQSIEGRYLSVTQRKQTLYRQNGNIIIKKQLHDQVMLTMRLREEKNVLVLEMAQHCTWLQNVAVVLKNRVAEEGTGSEGLRCILRRRIQRRQQHFQRC; this is encoded by the exons ATGGATGCTGAACGAGTGAGTCTGTGGCGTGGGGCCCGAACCGTCAATCTCAGGCACACGGACCTGACAATAACCAACATTTCCCGGATTTTTAAG CTGATCCCATCCAGTATTTATCTGGTGAAGGACAGCGGCGATGTCCTGCTGCTGAGCCCCACAGGCTATATCGATGATTTCGATGATTTACATCGATGTGAGGTCCGTGGGGACGAAGATCGGTCCGCTTTTCAAGTGACTCCTG CACGGGTGGACATGCTTACAGTGcatgcaatgaaaaaaaatgtcactctTCATCAGGCCCTTTCCACAAGATATGTGAAG ACCTGTCAGAGACTCACTGATGAGACTGCAAGGCCAGGGGAACTACAAACCCAGCTACAGTGCTCGGATGAGACAGTGTCACAGTGGACCTCAGATGTGAAGGAATGGGCAGCTGATG AGATGCCAAAGACATCTGATAGCACTGAGGACACCGCAAACACTGGCCTTCAGCAGTCTATCGAGGGCCGTTACCTGAGTGTGACACAGCGGAAGCAAACCCTCTACCGTCAGAATG GTAATATCATAATCAAGAAGCAGCTGCACGATCAAGTGATGTTGACAATGCGACTgcgagaagaaaaaaatgttttggtgttGGAGATGGCACAACACTGCACATGGTTGCAGAACGTGGCAGTGGTTCTCAAGAACAGGGTGGCTGAGGAGG GCACGGGAAGTGAAGGACTTCGCTGTATCCTACGACGGAGGATACAGCGAAGACAGCAACACTTTCAGAGGTGTTGA